In the genome of Balneola sp., one region contains:
- a CDS encoding response regulator codes for MGFFRDILAFFKKRQRESTRNQFFSSQIDELFDYLSTYISTSNQAHATSVYIKNYLRLGDNERKQKLPESYLFVEKYLTDIDTGFGLSKEELRGLVKVKFASLLSIIDFALIFEEEDRQEFELCKLFLREVVSGLSDLLGESGSKKIQEIKHYIESVPNAFTGKNPLNDENFHPSGYNDWIQFLRKLSFFTFNILKEKLGEEAALRRYDKGYKSLAAKYINLDSFQIIISILPEVLMDEDRIGTLTKHQIEKLLLKRADHFEQLTKELQEKNEELERTQKLLIEAKDKAEEATKTKAMFLANMSHEIRTPMNAVIGMTEILKDTDPSKEQLLYIDTIYKSGYDLIHIINDILDYSKIESGKLELEQKEINIHDFTSDVTNLLVLRAEEKNIDLIYYVDEAIPSCVLADPVRLKQVLVNLIGNAIKFTNVGEVVLEVLLKEKTDRTLDIEFNIKDSGIGIPKNKVKHIFDSFSQVDTSTTRNYGGTGLGLTITKSLVQMMNGNISVRSKVDEGSTFTFTINVPYKEDEPVNKKLKAFDKKTILLADQNETHKNILAKKLKSWGVEVHTFSTAEELLANYKKAGSVDVIMVEDFLLNKTDSSFKEVFFNLLTSKKIPLVRVVPFGYQPNEFSSNMGQVINRPIRRATLIDTIYDALTDVKTIEKVTAPKPLHTPKKISILVAEDNSTNQVVMKKMMSKIGYEIEIAETGEEVIQKLSSKFYELIFMDVQMPILDGLQATQKIRLGVYEKGQPTIIAMTANASEEDKQMCLFVGMNDYLSKPVTRNDIISKIEKWFPEE; via the coding sequence ATGGGCTTTTTCAGAGATATACTCGCCTTTTTCAAGAAAAGGCAGCGGGAAAGTACTCGCAATCAATTCTTCAGTTCTCAAATTGATGAATTATTCGATTATCTCTCCACCTATATCTCAACTTCAAATCAAGCCCATGCTACCAGTGTTTATATCAAAAACTACCTAAGACTTGGGGATAACGAACGCAAACAAAAACTCCCTGAGAGCTACCTATTTGTAGAAAAGTACCTGACGGATATTGATACCGGCTTCGGACTTTCAAAAGAAGAACTACGCGGACTAGTGAAAGTTAAATTCGCCAGTCTCCTTTCGATTATTGATTTTGCACTCATTTTTGAGGAGGAGGATCGTCAGGAATTTGAATTATGCAAACTTTTCCTAAGAGAAGTAGTCTCCGGTTTATCTGATTTACTTGGAGAATCGGGTAGCAAGAAGATCCAGGAAATCAAACATTATATAGAGAGTGTACCTAACGCCTTTACCGGGAAAAACCCTCTTAACGATGAGAACTTCCATCCTTCTGGCTATAACGACTGGATTCAGTTTTTAAGAAAACTGAGTTTTTTCACTTTTAACATTCTTAAAGAAAAATTAGGAGAAGAAGCAGCGCTTCGAAGGTATGATAAAGGTTATAAAAGCCTAGCTGCAAAGTACATTAACCTGGACTCCTTCCAAATCATCATTTCTATCCTACCTGAGGTATTGATGGATGAAGATCGAATTGGAACTCTCACCAAGCACCAAATTGAAAAACTATTATTAAAGCGCGCCGATCATTTCGAACAGTTAACAAAGGAACTACAAGAGAAAAACGAAGAACTTGAGCGTACTCAAAAACTACTGATCGAGGCAAAAGATAAAGCCGAGGAGGCAACTAAAACCAAAGCAATGTTCCTGGCTAATATGAGCCATGAAATTCGTACCCCAATGAACGCTGTGATAGGGATGACAGAAATTTTGAAAGACACAGACCCTTCCAAAGAACAGCTCTTATATATAGATACTATTTATAAAAGCGGGTACGATCTGATTCATATCATTAATGATATCCTCGATTATTCAAAAATTGAGTCAGGTAAACTTGAGCTGGAGCAAAAGGAAATAAACATTCATGACTTTACCTCTGATGTTACCAACCTCCTTGTACTTAGAGCCGAAGAAAAGAATATTGATCTGATCTATTATGTAGATGAAGCAATACCAAGCTGTGTTCTGGCAGATCCGGTACGCTTAAAACAGGTACTGGTAAATCTAATTGGTAATGCTATAAAATTCACAAATGTTGGAGAAGTAGTACTCGAGGTTCTCTTAAAAGAAAAAACGGATCGTACTTTAGATATTGAGTTCAATATAAAAGACAGTGGTATTGGTATTCCGAAGAATAAGGTGAAGCATATTTTCGATTCTTTCTCCCAGGTTGATACCAGTACAACAAGAAATTATGGTGGAACAGGACTAGGGCTCACTATTACCAAAAGCCTGGTTCAGATGATGAATGGGAATATCTCAGTGAGAAGTAAAGTGGATGAAGGCTCGACTTTTACTTTTACAATAAATGTTCCATATAAAGAGGATGAACCTGTTAATAAAAAGCTCAAGGCTTTTGACAAAAAGACTATTCTTTTAGCTGACCAAAATGAGACTCATAAGAACATACTGGCTAAAAAACTCAAGTCCTGGGGGGTTGAAGTTCATACTTTTAGTACAGCAGAAGAGCTCCTTGCTAATTATAAAAAAGCCGGCTCTGTTGATGTAATCATGGTTGAAGACTTCTTGCTCAATAAAACTGATTCTTCATTTAAGGAAGTCTTTTTTAATCTGCTTACATCAAAAAAAATCCCACTTGTTCGAGTGGTACCCTTTGGGTACCAACCCAATGAGTTTAGTTCCAATATGGGGCAAGTGATAAACCGGCCTATCAGAAGAGCGACTCTTATTGATACTATTTATGATGCATTAACAGATGTTAAAACAATTGAGAAAGTTACTGCTCCGAAACCCCTTCATACCCCAAAAAAGATTTCTATTTTAGTTGCTGAGGATAATTCTACCAACCAGGTAGTTATGAAAAAAATGATGTCTAAAATCGGTTACGAAATAGAAATAGCTGAAACCGGTGAAGAGGTTATTCAAAAACTGTCCTCAAAATTTTATGAACTTATCTTCATGGATGTGCAGATGCCCATATTGGACGGTCTGCAAGCTACCCAAAAAATTAGGTTAGGAGTATATGAGAAAGGTCAACCCACAATTATTGCGATGACTGCCAATGCATCAGAAGAAGACAAACAAATGTGTTTGTTTGTAGGCATGAACGATTATTTAAGCAAGCCAGTTACTCGGAACGATATTATTTCAAAGATTGAAAAATGGTTTCCCGAAGAATAA
- a CDS encoding ATP phosphoribosyltransferase encodes MNRTKDSTTSLRIAIQKSGRLTDKTIELLHGIGVEFDNYKRNLMVKTRNFDVELLLLRDDDIPEYVQDGICDLGFVGANEVFEKNADVTVLRGLNYGNCRLSIAAPKESELSTPSDFEGKTIATSYPFLTKKFFEEHSTNVSVVEISGAVEITPQLEVADAISDLVSTGGTLIANGLEELFTILESETKLVRTNKELSPGKKQLIDKFLVRIDGYQQAKKSRYIMMNAPQNKVDTIKSIIPSMKSPTIVPLAESGMVAIHTVIPINKFWEVMEELKEVGASDIVMLPIESMIL; translated from the coding sequence ATGAACCGGACGAAAGATTCCACTACTTCTTTGCGCATTGCAATACAAAAAAGCGGCCGTTTAACAGATAAAACTATTGAACTGTTACATGGTATCGGGGTAGAGTTTGATAATTATAAACGCAACCTGATGGTTAAAACCAGGAATTTTGATGTAGAACTTCTTCTTCTTCGAGATGATGACATTCCGGAATACGTTCAGGATGGGATTTGCGATCTTGGTTTTGTAGGAGCAAATGAAGTATTCGAAAAAAATGCAGATGTTACCGTTCTAAGGGGACTTAATTATGGGAATTGTCGTCTTTCAATTGCAGCTCCTAAAGAGTCCGAACTGAGTACCCCTTCTGACTTTGAAGGAAAAACTATTGCCACAAGCTATCCTTTCTTAACAAAAAAGTTTTTTGAAGAGCATTCGACAAATGTTTCTGTAGTAGAAATCTCAGGAGCTGTTGAAATTACCCCTCAGTTAGAAGTAGCTGATGCGATCTCGGATCTGGTTTCTACCGGTGGTACTCTTATTGCTAATGGTTTAGAAGAACTATTTACCATTCTTGAATCGGAAACGAAATTGGTCCGCACCAATAAAGAGTTATCCCCTGGTAAGAAACAGCTAATTGATAAGTTTTTAGTTCGAATTGATGGATATCAGCAGGCTAAAAAAAGCCGGTATATTATGATGAATGCTCCCCAGAATAAAGTTGATACTATAAAATCTATCATACCTTCTATGAAAAGTCCTACCATCGTTCCTTTGGCTGAATCAGGAATGGTTGCTATTCACACGGTAATCCCGATTAATAAATTCTGGGAAGTGATGGAAGAATTAAAAGAAGTTGGTGCATCCGATATTGTAATGCTCCCTATCGAAAGTATGATCCTGTAA
- the hisD gene encoding histidinol dehydrogenase, translated as MMQSYSIEQLSEQEIRELVKRPNMDFSTVFELVQPIIEEVKTNGDAAVKSYTKKFEQTTLDQVTINPADQEISISPEVKKAIDTAFENIKTFHEAQLTSPIEIETMPGVRCKKIMLPIEKVGLYIPGGTAILPSTAMMLAIPAMIAGCNTIILATPPKPDGTIAPEIIYIAQKANVDLILLAGGAQAIAALAYGTESVPKVDKILGPGNQYVTAAKMLLQNSEAQISIDMPAGPSEVLVIADNSANPSYVAADLLSQAEHGEDSQVVLVSIDGFDEASLESEIIAQLNKLPRKDIAQKALENSYTIKVGTIEEAISFSNQYAPEHLIVNVQDAEDYVQLIANAGSVFLGQYTPESVGDYASGTNHTLPTYGFARMYSGVNLSSFQKSITMQSLTRNGLLNVGPSVEVLAELEELQAHKNAVSIRLKDLK; from the coding sequence ATTATGCAATCCTATTCTATCGAACAATTATCTGAGCAAGAAATCCGGGAATTAGTAAAACGTCCTAATATGGATTTCTCAACCGTTTTTGAACTGGTTCAACCTATTATTGAAGAGGTAAAAACTAACGGTGATGCTGCGGTAAAGTCCTATACCAAAAAATTTGAACAAACAACACTCGATCAGGTTACCATCAACCCTGCTGATCAAGAGATTTCTATTTCTCCCGAAGTAAAAAAAGCAATCGATACTGCTTTTGAAAACATAAAGACTTTTCATGAGGCACAGCTCACATCCCCTATAGAAATTGAAACGATGCCGGGAGTGCGATGCAAAAAGATCATGCTCCCTATCGAGAAAGTTGGGCTTTATATACCCGGAGGAACAGCAATACTACCATCAACTGCTATGATGCTGGCCATTCCTGCTATGATTGCAGGATGTAACACCATCATACTGGCAACTCCTCCTAAACCCGACGGAACCATTGCCCCGGAAATTATCTATATCGCCCAAAAAGCTAATGTTGATCTCATTCTTTTGGCAGGGGGCGCTCAGGCTATTGCTGCTCTTGCTTATGGAACGGAATCCGTACCCAAGGTAGATAAAATTCTCGGTCCTGGTAATCAGTATGTGACAGCGGCTAAAATGCTATTGCAAAATAGTGAGGCACAGATTAGTATCGATATGCCTGCGGGTCCTTCCGAGGTTCTGGTAATTGCTGATAACTCCGCAAATCCTTCTTATGTAGCTGCTGATTTGTTATCCCAGGCCGAACACGGTGAAGATAGCCAGGTGGTTCTCGTTTCTATTGATGGTTTTGACGAAGCTTCTCTGGAATCAGAGATCATTGCGCAGTTAAATAAGCTCCCAAGAAAAGATATTGCCCAGAAAGCGCTCGAAAACAGTTACACTATAAAAGTGGGTACTATTGAAGAAGCGATTTCATTCTCGAATCAATATGCCCCGGAACATTTAATCGTGAATGTTCAGGATGCCGAAGATTATGTTCAGCTTATTGCTAATGCCGGATCTGTATTTCTTGGCCAATATACTCCCGAAAGTGTAGGTGATTATGCTTCTGGCACAAACCATACATTGCCAACCTATGGTTTTGCCCGAATGTACAGTGGTGTTAACCTTTCTTCATTCCAAAAATCAATAACGATGCAAAGCCTTACCCGAAATGGATTGTTAAATGTAGGACCTTCAGTTGAGGTACTTGCTGAACTTGAAGAACTACAGGCCCACAAAAATGCGGTTAGTATTCGACTAAAGGATTTGAAATGA
- the hisC gene encoding histidinol-phosphate transaminase, with product MKKLDLKKLVRPNILNLKPYRSARDDFDSGILLDANENSFGAPFDHTSELNRYPMPYQEDLRQKIADFRGVDSSNVFVGVGSDEAIDLLFRIFCEPGKDRVLITPPTYGMYKVSAAINNVFIDSALLTPDFQLDVRATLAEVKEHTKLIFLCSPNNPTGNSLTTEDILSIVNGFDGIVIVDEAYIDFSEKPSLANHITKYPNLVILQTLSKAFGLAGIRLGIALANPEVIDFMMNVKAPYNVNKLTSEAALKGFDHVAEMRSNVEQIKKERSSVIQRLEAISEIEKVFPTDANFLIFKINEALSIYKKLAEKGVIVRYRGNEPHCENCLRLTIGTTEENDRFFEALSEILAE from the coding sequence ATGAAAAAACTCGACCTTAAAAAATTAGTACGACCAAATATCCTGAACCTGAAACCTTATCGAAGTGCCAGAGATGACTTTGATTCAGGGATTCTTTTAGATGCCAACGAAAATTCTTTCGGTGCTCCATTTGATCATACATCTGAACTGAATCGATATCCAATGCCCTATCAGGAGGATCTGAGACAGAAAATTGCAGATTTCCGGGGAGTAGATAGTTCAAATGTATTTGTCGGGGTTGGAAGTGACGAAGCTATTGACTTGCTCTTTCGGATTTTCTGTGAACCTGGCAAGGACAGAGTGCTGATAACCCCTCCTACTTATGGGATGTATAAGGTATCAGCAGCCATAAATAATGTATTTATCGATTCAGCCCTGCTTACTCCTGATTTCCAGTTAGATGTACGAGCAACGTTGGCGGAAGTAAAAGAACATACCAAGCTGATTTTTCTGTGTTCTCCCAATAACCCTACCGGAAATAGTCTCACTACCGAAGATATTCTCTCCATTGTTAATGGCTTTGATGGGATCGTTATTGTAGATGAAGCTTATATTGATTTCAGTGAGAAGCCAAGCCTGGCTAATCACATCACTAAGTACCCTAACCTTGTGATATTGCAAACGCTCTCTAAAGCATTTGGCCTGGCAGGAATTCGGTTGGGCATTGCTCTGGCAAACCCTGAAGTAATAGACTTTATGATGAATGTGAAAGCTCCATATAACGTCAATAAGCTTACTTCAGAAGCAGCGTTAAAAGGCTTCGATCATGTAGCCGAAATGCGTTCCAATGTTGAGCAAATCAAAAAAGAACGCAGTAGTGTAATTCAACGACTAGAAGCTATATCTGAAATTGAGAAGGTATTCCCAACCGATGCTAATTTTTTGATTTTCAAAATTAACGAGGCCTTGTCGATCTATAAAAAGCTTGCAGAGAAAGGGGTCATTGTCCGCTATCGAGGAAATGAACCTCACTGCGAAAATTGTCTGCGACTCACCATAGGAACCACTGAAGAGAACGATCGCTTTTTCGAAGCGCTCTCTGAAATCCTTGCAGAATGA
- a CDS encoding DoxX family protein, which yields MKSKVNIFYWILRVAAAGIMLQTLFFKFTGAPESIYIFETVSLEPFGRYASGVAELVASVLLLVPRTTWLGAILGLGVIGGAIISHLTVLGIVVQNDGGTLFIMAIVVFVSCAILLFANRKDIPVIGQKLVPAS from the coding sequence ATGAAATCAAAAGTAAACATTTTTTATTGGATCCTTAGAGTTGCTGCAGCTGGTATTATGCTGCAAACCCTGTTTTTTAAATTTACGGGAGCTCCCGAATCCATATACATTTTCGAAACGGTAAGCCTGGAGCCATTTGGCCGATATGCTTCTGGGGTAGCTGAACTTGTTGCTTCTGTGTTGCTGCTTGTACCAAGAACGACCTGGTTAGGAGCTATTCTAGGTTTGGGGGTAATCGGTGGTGCGATCATAAGCCATTTAACCGTACTGGGTATTGTAGTGCAAAACGATGGAGGGACATTATTTATAATGGCCATTGTGGTATTCGTTTCATGTGCAATTCTGTTGTTTGCAAACCGAAAAGACATTCCTGTCATCGGACAGAAACTGGTACCAGCATCTTGA
- the hisB gene encoding imidazoleglycerol-phosphate dehydratase HisB produces MDTEAFSKRQIALLEHEELIIEFERSEAEAIIEFDKSEGKYEFWVSEQIVASGYELSDLLNSLKTGLQRGASFQRKTNETDISISLNLDGKGSSSINTGLKFFDHMLEQIARHGLVDLNISCDGDLEVDEHHTVEDVAIALGETLIKALGDKKGIERYAFVLPMDEAQATVALDLSGRPYLVFEGEFNREYVGDLPTEMVKHFFYSLAMSLKATLHISFDGENDHHKIEACFKGFARTLKSAVERNLRTMDQIPSSKGAL; encoded by the coding sequence ATGGATACCGAAGCTTTCAGCAAAAGGCAGATCGCGCTTCTGGAGCATGAAGAGCTGATTATTGAGTTTGAACGAAGTGAAGCTGAAGCCATCATTGAGTTTGATAAAAGTGAAGGTAAGTACGAGTTTTGGGTATCTGAACAAATAGTTGCATCAGGGTACGAACTTTCTGACTTGCTGAACTCACTTAAAACGGGACTACAACGTGGAGCCAGCTTTCAACGCAAAACGAATGAAACGGATATATCTATTTCCCTCAATCTCGATGGTAAAGGCTCTTCTTCTATTAACACCGGGTTAAAGTTCTTTGATCACATGCTGGAGCAAATTGCAAGACATGGGCTGGTTGATCTGAATATATCCTGTGATGGAGATTTAGAAGTTGATGAACATCATACTGTTGAAGATGTAGCTATAGCCCTTGGGGAAACACTTATCAAAGCTCTGGGCGATAAAAAAGGAATTGAACGCTACGCCTTCGTTTTGCCCATGGATGAAGCTCAGGCAACCGTTGCGCTTGATCTCTCGGGAAGACCTTACCTCGTATTCGAGGGTGAATTTAATCGTGAATATGTGGGAGATCTCCCTACTGAAATGGTCAAGCACTTCTTCTATAGTCTCGCAATGAGTTTAAAAGCTACACTTCACATAAGCTTTGATGGAGAAAATGATCACCATAAAATTGAAGCCTGCTTCAAAGGATTTGCAAGAACCCTAAAATCGGCTGTTGAAAGAAATCTTAGAACCATGGATCAAATCCCAAGCTCAAAAGGAGCCCTTTAA
- the hisH gene encoding imidazole glycerol phosphate synthase subunit HisH — MIGLIKYRAGNIASVSNALDRLDIDYFLAQTPEELEKADAIIFPGVGHAGAAMESLQENGLDEWLKQTDKPVLGICVGMQLLYESSAEGETHGLGIIPGRLERFDESQEKVPHMGWNTFRINRDNPLLEGIEEDDFVYFVHSYFAPENECSVASCSYIHPFSAVVEKDNFFGVQFHPEKSGKVGARILQNFANYVYNN; from the coding sequence ATGATTGGATTGATTAAGTATCGTGCTGGAAACATTGCTTCTGTATCAAATGCACTGGATCGATTGGACATCGACTATTTCCTGGCTCAAACCCCTGAAGAGCTCGAAAAAGCAGATGCTATTATTTTTCCTGGTGTAGGTCATGCAGGCGCTGCCATGGAATCGTTACAGGAAAACGGTCTGGATGAATGGCTTAAACAAACAGACAAACCAGTTCTGGGAATTTGTGTAGGTATGCAACTTCTGTATGAATCTTCTGCTGAAGGGGAAACCCACGGCCTTGGCATAATCCCGGGAAGACTGGAACGCTTTGATGAAAGCCAGGAAAAGGTACCACATATGGGCTGGAATACCTTCCGAATCAACAGAGATAACCCTCTGCTTGAAGGCATTGAGGAAGATGATTTTGTTTATTTCGTGCATAGCTACTTTGCTCCCGAAAATGAGTGCTCCGTAGCCAGTTGCAGCTACATTCATCCCTTTTCGGCAGTAGTGGAAAAGGACAATTTCTTTGGGGTTCAGTTTCACCCTGAAAAATCCGGCAAAGTTGGCGCCAGGATTCTTCAAAACTTCGCTAATTACGTGTATAACAATTAA
- the hisA gene encoding 1-(5-phosphoribosyl)-5-[(5-phosphoribosylamino)methylideneamino]imidazole-4-carboxamide isomerase — MQAIPAIDLLNGQCVRLHKGAYEEVTVYNDSPLNQARLFTEAGFSHLHIVDLNGAKEGHFVNLPHISQIISELKVSIQTGGGIRTFEDAEYLFEQGISKVICSSMAIKNETDWLKLLEKYPEKTILGMDLKDGNIAYAGWLETASEPVNEFLARMEQAGLQEVLCTDISKDGTLSGPNLELYKELKASFPNLRLIASGGVSSYEDLEELDAMNIDAVVVGKAYYESRISLEQMANFK, encoded by the coding sequence ATGCAAGCAATACCAGCTATCGACCTGCTTAATGGTCAATGTGTACGATTACATAAAGGAGCCTATGAGGAAGTCACCGTTTATAATGACTCTCCACTAAATCAGGCCAGGCTTTTTACTGAGGCGGGTTTTTCGCACCTCCATATCGTGGATCTAAACGGCGCCAAAGAAGGGCATTTCGTTAACCTGCCACATATTTCTCAAATAATCTCAGAATTAAAAGTGTCGATACAAACGGGCGGCGGGATTCGCACCTTTGAAGACGCCGAATACCTCTTTGAGCAGGGCATATCTAAGGTGATATGCAGTTCAATGGCGATCAAGAATGAAACAGACTGGCTGAAGTTACTCGAGAAATATCCCGAAAAAACCATTCTGGGAATGGACCTGAAAGATGGTAACATCGCGTATGCCGGATGGCTTGAAACAGCCTCCGAACCTGTTAATGAATTTTTAGCTCGGATGGAACAAGCAGGCTTGCAAGAAGTACTTTGTACAGATATCTCTAAAGACGGAACACTTTCCGGTCCCAATTTAGAGTTGTATAAAGAACTAAAAGCAAGCTTTCCCAATCTCAGGTTGATTGCATCAGGCGGTGTTTCCTCTTATGAAGACCTTGAAGAGCTGGATGCTATGAACATTGACGCGGTAGTTGTAGGAAAAGCGTATTACGAATCACGAATTAGCCTCGAACAAATGGCTAATTTCAAATAA
- a CDS encoding HDIG domain-containing protein, whose protein sequence is MSFLEKIGLGRKKKELTPLLGEKKKKEQEAYSLRRNPYLRAFIFICFILISVFSLPRTSVQSSFNYTVGQPWRADDLTAPYTFAINKTAAEIEEEQQAIEQQLPPIFTVNEQIPIAVQTRLDSLYRTLQPTLQAYTDWQTAKENNIPTILDDSLRFASVYARYNIGLTDFALNTLLESYHQVQSRNLPINRFAGVIVKQRLEEVVDQLLNQGIIDINKSNISADQITVLNPAQSTEQSVNIARVRDLREANEFTQFQLNRSLPENQSRLGIELYNKVIAPNYSESEERRQERLDEAIGNISETKGAMTQGQVIIRNGDIVNDDTANILRSLEEARALNASELEQWLRFSGGVVLVIVISLVFFMYLYLYRRKISSHNGLFFLVFLTLGLVTTGAAFIIYFGVAHPLIIPVAIAPIMLTIIFDSRVGIIASVTLASLIGLVHGYNFEFTIATIAACSMGVFSVRDVKDRSQFFFTTPGIVFLTYLVTLGAFGISKMEGWDVALDNLMYIAINSLFILFTYPIILLFEKLFGVTTDFTLLELGDTNQPLLKELMTTAPGTFHHSLQVANLSETAASAIGANPLLARVGGLYHDIGKMIKPEYFVENQSSGVNEHDKLKPQMSAMVIKAHVSEGVKMAEEYGLPKVLIHFIETHHGTSVIRFFYEKAKEDENLKEMHNEEQFKYEGPLPTTKETGILLLADGIEAASRAMKNPTYSKLENLVHRMVDDRVTEGQLSHCPLTFRDLQIIKESFLTLLVGVYHSRIEYPEDSEKVKEKQEQAEPENNQNGAPQDQTEEAPTN, encoded by the coding sequence ATGAGCTTTCTTGAAAAAATAGGTTTAGGACGCAAAAAAAAGGAACTAACTCCCTTACTGGGAGAAAAAAAGAAGAAGGAACAAGAAGCATATTCCCTCAGAAGGAACCCCTATCTGAGAGCTTTTATCTTTATTTGCTTCATTCTTATCTCTGTGTTTTCCCTTCCTCGTACCAGTGTTCAATCCAGTTTTAATTATACAGTAGGGCAACCGTGGAGAGCGGATGATTTAACTGCTCCATACACCTTTGCCATCAACAAGACTGCTGCTGAAATTGAAGAAGAACAACAAGCAATAGAACAGCAGCTCCCTCCTATTTTTACAGTGAATGAGCAAATTCCAATAGCCGTTCAAACACGATTAGATTCCCTGTATCGTACCCTTCAACCTACGTTACAAGCTTATACCGACTGGCAAACGGCTAAAGAGAATAATATTCCAACCATATTAGATGATAGTCTTCGATTTGCAAGCGTATATGCCCGGTATAATATAGGCCTCACTGATTTTGCCCTGAATACGCTCCTGGAAAGCTATCATCAGGTTCAAAGCCGAAATCTTCCAATCAATCGTTTTGCAGGTGTTATTGTTAAGCAACGGTTGGAAGAAGTCGTTGATCAGTTATTGAATCAGGGAATTATTGATATCAATAAATCCAACATTAGTGCCGATCAAATTACCGTCCTAAACCCTGCTCAAAGTACCGAACAATCTGTAAATATTGCCAGGGTAAGAGATCTCCGAGAAGCCAATGAATTCACCCAGTTTCAGCTCAATCGCTCTCTTCCTGAAAATCAGTCCCGGCTCGGCATTGAACTTTATAACAAGGTAATTGCTCCTAACTACAGTGAAAGCGAAGAACGTCGCCAGGAACGACTTGATGAGGCCATAGGGAACATTTCTGAAACGAAAGGTGCAATGACACAGGGGCAGGTGATCATCCGAAATGGTGATATTGTAAATGATGACACTGCAAATATTCTCAGAAGCCTGGAAGAAGCCCGTGCATTAAATGCATCTGAATTGGAACAGTGGCTTCGCTTTTCAGGAGGAGTGGTGCTCGTTATAGTTATTTCCCTCGTGTTCTTTATGTACCTGTATCTTTATCGTCGAAAAATTAGCAGTCATAACGGACTTTTTTTCCTCGTGTTTTTGACCCTTGGACTTGTTACTACTGGTGCCGCTTTTATTATTTATTTTGGGGTAGCTCACCCACTTATTATCCCGGTTGCAATAGCACCTATCATGCTAACCATCATTTTTGATTCAAGGGTAGGAATCATCGCTTCTGTAACCCTTGCTTCGCTAATTGGATTGGTACATGGATATAACTTCGAGTTTACGATTGCTACTATAGCAGCCTGTTCGATGGGGGTATTTTCGGTCAGGGATGTTAAGGATCGATCTCAGTTTTTCTTTACTACTCCGGGTATCGTTTTTCTAACCTATTTAGTCACCTTAGGTGCATTCGGAATCTCAAAGATGGAAGGATGGGATGTCGCGTTGGACAACCTGATGTATATCGCCATTAATTCATTATTCATCCTGTTTACCTATCCAATCATCCTGCTTTTTGAAAAACTATTTGGAGTAACTACCGACTTCACATTGCTCGAATTAGGAGACACAAACCAGCCACTGTTAAAGGAACTGATGACTACGGCTCCAGGCACCTTCCATCATAGTTTACAGGTAGCCAATTTATCAGAAACAGCTGCATCTGCCATTGGAGCCAATCCTCTATTGGCAAGAGTTGGAGGTTTATACCATGATATAGGCAAAATGATCAAGCCCGAATATTTCGTGGAAAACCAGTCCTCAGGGGTTAATGAGCACGATAAACTAAAGCCTCAAATGAGTGCCATGGTCATTAAGGCTCATGTTTCAGAAGGCGTTAAAATGGCCGAAGAATATGGACTCCCTAAAGTACTTATTCATTTTATAGAGACCCATCATGGAACTTCTGTGATTCGCTTCTTCTATGAAAAAGCTAAAGAGGACGAGAACCTCAAAGAGATGCATAATGAGGAGCAATTCAAATACGAAGGGCCGCTACCAACTACGAAAGAAACCGGTATTCTTCTGTTAGCCGATGGTATTGAAGCCGCCTCCCGTGCAATGAAGAATCCTACGTATAGCAAATTAGAAAACCTGGTTCATCGTATGGTAGATGATCGGGTAACCGAAGGTCAGTTAAGCCATTGTCCATTAACTTTCAGAGACCTCCAGATTATTAAAGAAAGCTTTTTAACCCTGCTCGTTGGGGTGTATCATAGCAGGATTGAGTATCCTGAAGATTCTGAAAAGGTTAAGGAAAAACAGGAACAAGCTGAGCCTGAAAACAACCAAAATGGTGCCCCTCAAGACCAGACCGAAGAGGCTCCAACCAACTAG